AGTCTCTTAGACTGTTGCACATTTGCGTCCTGTATATTTTTTGATGCCTCTGAGACCTAAATCATATTTGGCGGGAGTCAGTAATACTATACTACTTACTATACAATATGAATAGCGCAAAACAGCTACAAGGAAATGAAACAAAAGGATGATGTAGTCTACAGACCATAGCAGTTCTCTTAGAAGTCAAGTTTGCCAAAATTGTTGAAATTTTCTCTAAGGCCTCCTCCTCATCTCTCGCAGCCTCTTCCTGTTTCAGATTGAAGGAAGAAAATCAAGCATCAAACACGAGTTTAACCTTTTAGGATCAAGTATAAGTTAACATTGTTTTCTTACCTTGaacttcatctcaaaattagTCAATTGGTGGGACCTCTCATTTTCAGTTTCTTCGACAATTTTCATTACTTTCGAAGAATGCATATTAATGTCATCAAAGAATTTTACAGTTGCCTCTGAAACCGCATGCGCCAGAATTGTACTTTGTTGTAATCCCTACAATgatcaattaaattaattgttgCATTTTATTAAACTATTGCTCTAGTATTTTTGTATAAATGCAGAACAAACTCAAGTAAAGGTAACAAATGGAACATACTTCCTCTTGCTGTTTAACGGAGAATGTTACTAGCTGTTTTTGTTCATCAAGAGAATTATGGATGTTGTCGATCACATCATTGGCTTCAAGAACCGCGGTGGCAAGAAACTGTAAAGAGGGACTAGATAGGTGAGCATGGAAACAGTAACAGTTATTTACCAAATATTTTTAGTACTCTTTGAAAAACCAATGCCTGCAATCAAGCTTGAAACTAAAACAGGAAAAGAAATTAATATTCTTCAGTAACTGAATTACATTCTCAACAGCCAATGTCTGTGATGAAACTTTATTTTGTATCTGTTCCATATCAGAAGAAGCTTTTGTATGCAATGTATTTGCTAGCTCCTTCAGGGTCCCTACTCCTGAACTATAAATTTCGGTCATTTTCTTGATCCTTGATTCCAGGGCTTGTGCTGCCTGAAAAAGGAATATCATTCAAAAATCAAATGATGAATGGTCATGACATGGAAAATAGAGTACTGAAGTGAGATTCTGTTTAGTTTTCTTACATCACTTTTACTAGCAAGATGAGAGGAAACATGATCTTCCATGCATTTAAGTTGTTTTTGTTGTTCAGAAATAGATCCTATAATGGTCGCATGCAAATCTTTTAAGCTCCCATTTAAGAGAGATGTAAAATTCAAGATTATTTTTTGGTTTTCTGCCTCCATCCTTTCTTTGTGATCTGCAAGAAGAAACTGCTTTTAAGATATCCTGGTCGAAATAATGCAACAATATCTTGCATAGTAGTTCTTTTCACAAACATGTAACAAATAACACCATGTTAAGATATGCTCAAAGCTCAATTTTCAAATCCCATGAAACATACTTTCTTAAGAAAGGGCGGCAAATtaggaacaaaaaaattatgGTAGCAAAATCAAGAGTTAATAATCATACCCAACTTTGAAGACAGTAAATTAATATCATCTAATGCGTTTTGAAGATCCATAGACATTTCCTTTGCACGTTCAATCAAGGAATTTTCTGTTCACAAGCAAGATAAAGCAAATAAAATATAGTGAATTGAATAAAAACAGAATAAATCTTTGATCATCAACTGATTTACCTGATTTCAGTAGCTTGGAAATGGTGCACTCCTTCTCCTTCAACTTTGAAACAACTAGCTTGTAATTCTCTTGAAGATCATGCAGGTTCTTGCTGGTTTCTTCCAAATTCACCTAAAGAGTAATTTTATTTGATAAGATACGTTTATAAACAAAATGATGGAGGAAAATAACAATTCTACGCACCTTGCAATCCTTAAGCTCATTTTCTAAATCCAGTTTCTGTTCTTGCTCTGTCAAATAGAGCTCCCGGAATTTGTCCACTTGCTGCAAATTAATGGGAAGAAATCATTTATCAATGAAGTTCCTATAAACAATAGGAAGAAATCACAACCAAAGATTTGGGGAATACTTTCTGACTAAGGTTGAGGTCATTCTCTAATTGCTCTATCTTCTCGTTCCTTTCCTGCACGAAGGATTGATATAAAGCAAATTAAGCTAGGGAAATTGAAATAAGTACCAAGAAAGATAGAACATGCATCTACATATGGATCTTTCGTAAGAAACTACATTATAAACATGCCCATCAAAAAAAAATTGCATGTTGAGAATTATTTGAAAAGTATTTAAGTAGAGGTTTTGCTATCCCCGGATTTGCAACGATCCTTGAAATTATTCctaatagtattattattatgGTATGTAGATATGCAGAtattactaaataaaaaataaaggaccTTCTTTTCAGCTTCTTCCGTGGCAAATCTTTCATGGGAAATATATACACCATTCTTTTCCCTTGCTGCTCGAACATCTGCAATCAATATTCACATGAACAAATATATGCTACAACGATCTTCCCTTCACCCCTAAACATCAAATAATGGTAAGTGTACTGTACCTTCTTTCATTCTCTCGATCTCAATGTACAAGTCCTTCAATAAAACAGCCTTTGAAACTTTTTGGTTTGCCTATCAGAAAAACATCAGCTTTATCTCAGCATAAAGAAAATACTTCTTTTATAACATTATCTAAGGGGTTATAGCAGTAGTAGGTAGTAACTGACCTCAGGCTTATTCTTTATGCTTTTTGCTCTACTAGCATAATCTAGGGTACTTAGTGTTTCTTCCAAGCAATAAGCAGATGGGCTAATAGTAGCAATTATGCATGTTTTAGTTTTCCCTCCTAATGAGTCTCGCAAAATCCTTGTAAGCTTACTGTCTCTGAAATAACGAGCAACCAAGTGGCATGCATATTACGGTAAATGTTTTAGTAATAACTAATAATAACATTTGAAAACTGTGTTAATATAAACCTGTAAGGTACATGGGCAGAATGTTCTACAAGGGCATTTATCACACGCCCCAGGGTGAGTAAGCTCTTGTTTATCTCCCCTGCTTCTCTAGCACGGCCCTGTAATCATATTGTTACAAACTTAATGTAAGATGAACGGAACAATTTAATTCACATAATAGTCGAGACAAACAAAGAACcaaaatcagaagaaaaccatGTTATGTCTGGAAACTATAACAAACATTTCATGtcacttttctcattattatttctcgtatatataaaggttacagggctatatcggtaattacactaaataaatacatttaaactaattcctattcacaacTTTGCCCTGAATAAACATCAGGCATACAATTTCTTATAAATGAGAGGAAAGAAAATATTAGAAAGTCTTGCAAAAACTGAATTTTTTAGACAATAATTTCTAGCACATGTTAATACTAGTTCCAAAACTTAACTTTCTCGTGCAACACTGTAACTTAATAAACATATATCTATAAGCATAGACTTTATCATAAGTAGAGTATATTAGAAATTTTTCTTTTACCTCGCGTGCTCCAGAACGCAATATATTTTCCGATCCAGCCAAATCAACAAGATTAAGCTTGCCACACTTAATCAACTCCTCATCTCCAATTACAGTTTCTTTGACATAGACAGTAATGGTGAACACTGAATGGGAACGGCTGCACCAAAATACATTCATGTAAATAGCTTCAACTAACATAAATTccaacaacaaaattaaaacgcaaCTAAGCTACCTGCTTCTCTTGTTAAGCAATGTCTCTGCAGTGCGCCTCTTTGATGCTCCTCGCTCCAACAGAGTATAAATTTCATTTACACTATATACCGACTCTTCTTCAAGGCCTCTTAACATCACGCAACCTTTTCCATCTTCCATAAGGGCTACAGGTTTCTTGATTCTTTCTTCTATAGGCCTAGAAGAATTGTCTTCTGAGGACAATAGATCGgttatttcttcattataaagCTCAAGGAATGTGACTTTCATGCTGTAGTCAGCATTCTGGGCttctaaaatatcaaaaatttgaCGAACTGCTCTCGGAATAACACCAGCCTCAGCAGTTAAATCACCACTCTGTATATAAATCACGACATAGACATTATAAAGATCGGAAAAAAATCAGTGATATAACATGATACAAACTTTTGAAGGGAATATAGGTTGAGTGACAAAATGAATACCTTATTTCTCATCCCACCCTCCATTGTATAAGTTTTACCAGTACCTGTCTGTCCATAAGCAAAGACGGTGCAGTTGAAACCATCAAGAACTTCATTGACAATTGGGGAAATGGCTTGGTCGTATATCGACCTCTGTTGTGCTTTAGGTCCAAAAACCTTACCAATCAAATTAAAAGAAAGTATTCATTaatcaaatattaaattataCGGTAAATAAATAGTAGGTAAATCAATCATAGCTTTAAAAAAGAAAATCGAAAACAGAGGTTTAAGCAAGCATACCTTGTCGAAATTAAAAACTCGATCTACCTGCTTGTTAGCTATATTCTGCATTACAATCACTTCCCTTTTGTTTTCATTACATGACACAACCTTAGGAACATTACCCTTTTGTTCTTCATCACTCAATGgcctaaaaaccaaaaaaaaacaaaaaaaaactcaaaccAAGTTACACAACTAAAATAGCTCAAATCAAGTTACACAACTACAGTAGCTCGATCCAAGTTACACAATTACAGTAGCTCGATCCAAGTTACACAATTACAGTAGCTCAAACCAAGTTTGATAGTTATGGAAATGTAAAAACAAAATGCATGGAGTGAAATTGAAGTAGAAAATGGACCTGCATCGAAGCAAAACTTGCACATTAGTCTCTCTATCCTTATCCTGACGGTGAGAGTTCCGATCAGAGCCTTTTGAATCTGGTCGCCGTCGTTCCGGTCTCGGTGTCAGAAATGGAGTCGGAGATGCTGCCATCATCCCCAATCCAACTTTCTTAGACTGATCTGGCGTCATTGACATGATTTTCTACCTGCAGAAAAACCCTAATTAGCTTGAAActgtaaaaacaaaaacaaaaacaaaaacaaaaacaatcatCAGTCTCGTACTCTAGTGGTGTAAGAAACAGCGAAAATGAAGAGGAAACAGATAATTAAGATTAAAGCTTACTTGATTCTGATCGGAGAATCTGATAAAAGATGGTGGAAAAGAGTtcgatttttttgtttgatttttttttttgtttgagaggggaatttaaatttgaaaagagGAAGAATATGGGTGAAGGGTTGCGTTGCTTTATGAAACGGCTACTCGTTGAGACTTATTTTTTATAGTACTATTTAGCTACGCTCTTCAGCTCTTGAATCCAATATTCAAACTTtggtatatttttttatttagtaattttggagatgaaatttgaattttctttttttgggaaactaaatttgaattttaaataatgaTAAACAACTATAAATGAAAACAAATGCTATGTATTCAACAAAAAGTTATATCTACATCAGCGGTGTTTATAAGAATAAAAATAGAATTATAATTAATGTAGGTTTGATTTCTATTTTAGAAGAGATAAGAATATTATCTAGAAGCTTAAAATTGATTATGAcatatttattcattaaaaatttaattatgtatattagaattgattttatttaaagtcaaaattaataatttttattctaaATTAATCCGACTCTTAATTTAAGTATAGGTCAAATTACTTTACATTTAcctaaacataaattattttaaattaactcTTAAAAAAATTGTCCTCATGAAGGGTTTGAGGCATTTGACCCAATGGTTTTAGTCGTTTGAGCAACCAAGCTCGTGAATTACAAGAATTACACATATTGAACTACATGATTCACTCTTATAACTTtattagagataaatcttttaATAGTGATGTGTTTTCTTCTTATTTGACATATATTACCATTATATTAATGGTTCTCAATTTTTACAATAATCGTGGTACTGTCGTAGTAGATCAACATAACTAGTATAGTTTTTTCACATAAAGGGatctcagctagcaagcatcttaacaAACTTGCTTCTTTACTGGAAgtcactaattttattatttcggACTCCATTGTGGACTAAGccaatatattttgtttatttgaattccaAAATAATCTCCTccaactatatttaatatatagcCATTAGTTGCTTTTGACTAATCTGATAAGGTGTTTCATCTAGATCATGTTATCCTTCAAATACAACAACATAAATTTGTAATAATATAATTTGAGATTCATGGTCCTTTTCAAGTATCACATGACTCTTTTAATAGCTTGTGCATGCTCATTACTCAGTATACTAATAAACTGCAGAACAATCTCACGCCATATGCAATGTCAGGTATAGTACGCGAGTATTATTCTAGACCAATTTCCCAAGGTGTTACAAAAGAATTCAAAACAAAGGACCAATATCTTGATTATGATGCATGGTTCTCCTACTTAGCTCATATATCTCGAATGGATCACTGCCTCTTATCCATAAGTGACCTAGAATGGAGTTTTATTAGTTAATGAGTGAGGGCGCACTACTACAAAAAGGCATTTGACAACGGTTAGAATACGTATATAATCACGCAGGTCCAGACGTTGTTATGTAGCGTGTTGTTGTTTATGTGGTACTTTCAATCACGATCATGTTACCGTTGTAGTAAACTGGAAAGTGCACCCCATATAACAACAATTAAGCCTAATAATCGTTGTGATATTATTTATGAGTAAATGTCAATTGTATCATACCAGAATCAACAATActccattttttaattaatattaaaattagttgTATTAAGTACACAATTTCATTAAGTACATCAAAATATATGTAGAATGAATATCTAAGAATGGAAGAATAAATTTGAACAGCTCGAGGTAGGCAAATgatctttccaacttccaagagaaaAGAAAGTGTATAGAATTAAAGAACTAATAATGAGTAAACTATGCATGCATCTGTTGGTTTTtaaacttccaagagaagaagatgaagaatcagaaggtaaccgTTATCCAACTTAGTGGACCAAATCGTGGGCGAAAACTTATTGGAAGAGTGGAACCGGTCCAGTCAAGGTAGTCGTTATGCACTTGGTCACAAAGTCACGAATGACTCTTGGAGGACAAGTAAAcctagtagaagaagaagaagaatgttgAGAAGGCGGATGATTTTCTTCGACTTTGATGATTAGGATGAGGAAGCCTATGATTGGTCAAACTTTCTCTCATCCAGAGGATTTAGATTCGATTATTTAGGTCTTCTGTAATGAAAGTTTATGTAATGTAATTTTAATCTTTCTTCTTAAATTTAGAGCTTTATCACTCTCTTAAGATATCAACTTAACT
This is a stretch of genomic DNA from Vicia villosa cultivar HV-30 ecotype Madison, WI unplaced genomic scaffold, Vvil1.0 ctg.002157F_1_1, whole genome shotgun sequence. It encodes these proteins:
- the LOC131638063 gene encoding kinesin-like protein KIN-5B, encoding MSMTPDQSKKVGLGMMAASPTPFLTPRPERRRPDSKGSDRNSHRQDKDRETNVQVLLRCRPLSDEEQKGNVPKVVSCNENKREVIVMQNIANKQVDRVFNFDKVFGPKAQQRSIYDQAISPIVNEVLDGFNCTVFAYGQTGTGKTYTMEGGMRNKSGDLTAEAGVIPRAVRQIFDILEAQNADYSMKVTFLELYNEEITDLLSSEDNSSRPIEERIKKPVALMEDGKGCVMLRGLEEESVYSVNEIYTLLERGASKRRTAETLLNKRSSRSHSVFTITVYVKETVIGDEELIKCGKLNLVDLAGSENILRSGAREGRAREAGEINKSLLTLGRVINALVEHSAHVPYRDSKLTRILRDSLGGKTKTCIIATISPSAYCLEETLSTLDYASRAKSIKNKPEANQKVSKAVLLKDLYIEIERMKEDVRAAREKNGVYISHERFATEEAEKKERNEKIEQLENDLNLSQKQVDKFRELYLTEQEQKLDLENELKDCKVNLEETSKNLHDLQENYKLVVSKLKEKECTISKLLKSENSLIERAKEMSMDLQNALDDINLLSSKLDHKERMEAENQKIILNFTSLLNGSLKDLHATIIGSISEQQKQLKCMEDHVSSHLASKSDAAQALESRIKKMTEIYSSGVGTLKELANTLHTKASSDMEQIQNKVSSQTLAVENFLATAVLEANDVIDNIHNSLDEQKQLVTFSVKQQEEGLQQSTILAHAVSEATVKFFDDINMHSSKVMKIVEETENERSHQLTNFEMKFKEEAARDEEEALEKISTILANLTSKRTAMVSEASKNIQDANVQQSKRLQLEMLNMQQVSKDATKEVNEYVENEQSQFVKQIFSVNSFKAAMEDCLLDCSNTVDCSRRQWERAHLSFNNFHKNNLAEIESTVKKNISTNHVLDQKFLAASLSMDSDYDAGTRNLLEDVNGAFMLDHENKKEIDSMTTQWLKQLNSLQDSHGGDISDIHGQAEKSLVKDYLVDMNTSSTSHKKIVLVPSLASIEEMRTQITEDDSAENRLKWAHFESKIPHPAENRTPFAEVN